Proteins co-encoded in one Flavobacterium sp. M31R6 genomic window:
- a CDS encoding glycosyltransferase family 2 protein, with protein MNPLISIIIPTYNRAYLIAETLESIIAQNHKNWECLIVDDGSTDDTATLIANYIKKDNRFQYHQRPVDRKKGANACRNYGFELSKGEYVKWFDSDDIMHPDFLEKQVEVLENNNELNFCASQSLTFHKDSEIRTKNGANRNPKHSLILSYLVKNHYFFTGAPLWRKEYFHQKDLFDENLSDSHESDFHFRMLLYFPKYIYTNDFLFSIRRGNESITQNIENKKSSLDSKIIFFSKARKLINEQHVEDKDLINKYLTFRISNAIYELCIFNSRLEILKKNKRKIVDLIFQKKIETVSRINLCIGFVLLLFLGKGYSFLKGDLNIREEIIN; from the coding sequence GTGAATCCATTAATCTCCATAATTATCCCTACTTATAATCGTGCCTACCTAATTGCTGAGACACTAGAAAGCATAATAGCACAAAACCATAAAAATTGGGAATGTCTTATTGTAGATGACGGGAGTACTGATGACACAGCTACCCTTATTGCTAATTACATAAAAAAAGACAATCGGTTTCAATACCATCAAAGACCAGTAGACAGAAAAAAAGGGGCTAATGCTTGTAGAAATTATGGTTTCGAATTGAGCAAAGGCGAATATGTAAAATGGTTTGACAGTGATGATATTATGCATCCTGATTTTCTGGAAAAACAGGTTGAGGTTTTAGAGAATAATAATGAACTGAATTTTTGCGCAAGTCAATCTTTGACATTTCATAAAGATTCAGAAATTCGAACAAAAAATGGAGCTAATAGGAATCCAAAACATAGTCTTATACTGAGTTACCTTGTTAAAAACCATTATTTTTTTACAGGAGCTCCTTTGTGGAGAAAAGAATATTTTCATCAAAAAGATCTTTTTGATGAAAACTTAAGTGATTCACATGAGTCAGATTTTCATTTCAGAATGTTGCTTTACTTTCCCAAGTATATTTACACCAATGATTTTCTTTTTTCTATTAGAAGGGGAAATGAAAGCATTACTCAAAATATTGAAAATAAAAAATCAAGTCTAGATTCAAAAATCATTTTTTTTTCTAAAGCTAGAAAATTAATTAATGAACAACATGTTGAAGATAAAGATTTAATAAATAAGTATTTGACTTTTAGAATTTCAAATGCAATTTATGAATTATGTATATTTAATTCTAGATTAGAGATTCTGAAAAAAAATAAAAGGAAAATAGTAGATTTAATTTTTCAAAAAAAAATTGAAACTGTGTCAAGAATCAATTTATGTATTGGCTTTGTTTTACTTTTGTTTTTAGGTAAAGGATATAGTTTCCTTAAAGGGGATTTGAATATTAGAGAGGAAATTATAAATTA